The Blautia luti nucleotide sequence GTTTATGGATAACATTATGTGAAATTTGACAAAATGTTATCCGTCTGCTATGGTTAAGCCAATGAAAGCCGGGCAATGACAGTGACAATATTTCCGAGAGAAAAGGGAGATGCAGCAATGAAAGAAAAGCTTACACAGAAAGATGTTGAGAAAATTCAGGAAGAGATCGACCACCGCAAGCTGGTTGTACGAAAAGAAGCAATCGAAGCTGTAAAGGAAGCCAGAGCGCAGGGAGACCTGAGTGAGAACTTTGAATATTATGCGGCAAAGAAACACAAAAATCAGAACGAGAGCCGTATCCGTTACCTTGAGAATATGCTGAAAACAGCAACGATCGTATCAGATGAATCCAAGGACGATGAAGTTGGAATGGATGATATCGTAGAGGTATATTTCGAAGAGGACGATGAGATTGAGAAATACAAGCTGGTAACTTCCATCAGAGGAAATTCCATGGAGAACCGTATCAGCATCGAGTCTCCGATCGGTATGGCATTAAAAGGCCACAAAGTTGGCGACAGAGTGGAAGTAAAAGTAAATGACAATTACAGTTATTTCCTGGAAATCCGATCCATTGATAAGACGGGATCTGAGGATGAAGAAATCCGCGGATTCTAATAAAAAGAATGCCTTTATTTACTTTATTAAGATTAAAAATATAGCCAGAGAAGAATAATCTGGAAACAGAAGAACTATTGTAGAGAAAAAACAATAGTTCTTTTTATTTTTCCGCGGTTTTATGTGAAAAATTTTACATGGATTTAACATTCCCATGGGGATGATTTTACAAAGCATGGTTATGATGGAAAACAAGTCAGGAGTACATAAGCTTCTGAAAGTTCCTACATACTCGAAAAAGAAAAAGGAGAATAACCATGGATTTTTTTAGTATATTAACATTAATCGGAGGTCTGGCACTGTTTTTGTATGGAATGAATGCAATGGGCGATGGCCTTGCGAAAGTTTCCGGCGGTAAGCTGGAGAAAATTCTTGAAAATCTTACATCAAGTCCAATTAAAGCAGTATTGCTGGGAGCGGGAGTGACTGCTGTTATACAGTCGTCATCGGCTACAACAGTTATGGTAGTTGGTTTCGTAAACTCCGGAATTATGAAACTGTCCCAGGCAGTAGGCGTGATCATGGGTGCAAATATCGGTACTACGGTCACATCCTGGATCTTAAGTCTGACAGGTATCCAGAGTGATAACTTTATCATCCGTATGTTTAAACCAACTTCATTTTCACCAATCCTTGCGATCATTGGTGTCATATTTATCCTGTTTATCAATGATTCAAAGAAGAAAGACGTTGGAACGATTTTCATTGGTTTTGCCATTCTGATGTACGGCATGGACATGATGAGTTCTGCTGTAAAGCCACTTGCAGAAGTTCCGGAATTTACAAACCTGTTACTTAAGTTTTCCAACCCGTTACTTGGTGTTCTGGCAGGTGCACTTCTCACTGCAGTGATCCAGTCATCTTCTGCATCCGTCGGTATTCTGCAGGCACTCTGTCTCACCGGTGCAGTGCCGTTCAGTGCAGCAATCCCGATCATCATGGGACAGAACATCGGTACCTGTATCACAGCGATCCTTTCTGCAATCGGTGCGAAAAAGAATGCCAAACGTGCAGCAGCAGTACATCTTTACTTTAACCTGATCGGTACCGTGATCTTTATGACTGTTTTCTATATTATAAATGCAATCGTCGGATTTTCATTCTTCCATCAGTCAGCAACACCTGCAGGAATTGCGATCATCCACAGTGTATTTAACATCACTGCAACGATCATCCTGCTTCCTTTTGCAAAAGGACTGGAGAAACTTGCCTGTCTCACTATCAGAGACAAAAAAGAAGATGTTGCTGTTTCCGCAGAGGACAAGGAGTTTATGATCCTGGAGCCACGTTTTCTTGAAAAACCGGCATTTGCAGTAGAGCAGAGCCGGAATGCAGCCAGAAAAATGGCAGAAGAATCCCACAATGCATTGTTTACAGCGCTGAAACTTGTGGATAAATACAGTGAAGATGATGTAGAACGTGTGCAGAATATGGAAGCCAAGGTAGACCGTTATGAAGATGAACTGGGAACTTATCTGGTAAAATTAAGTCACAAAGATATTTCAGAGGCAGACAGCCACAGTCTTTCCATTATGCTCCATTGCATCGGAGACTTTGAACGAATTTCCGATCATGCGGTAAATATTAAGGAATCTGCACAGGAACTCCACAAAAAAGGTCTGAAATTCTCTGCAAGTGCAAAGAAAGACTTGGAGATACTTGGCGAAGCAGTAGAAGATATTGTGAATACTGCCTATGAAGTTTTTGACAAACAGGATATGAAACTTGCGGAAAAGATCGAACCGCTGGAAGAAGTGATCGATGAACTTTCAAAAGAGATGAAACGCCGCCATGTACAGAGACTGCGAAGCGGAGAATGTACCATTGAGATGGGCTTTATCCTTTCAGATATTACAACCTGCCTGGAACGTGTGGCAGATCATTGTTCAAACATTGGTGTGTGCGTAACACAGGTAAATGAGGATCTGTATGATACTCACAGCCATCTGAACACTGTCAAGAGCCATCCGGACGAAACATTTTATCGCGAACTGGAAGATGCACGAATCAAATATCAACTTTCATAAGAGTAGAAAATCCGGGCACTTTGGAGTATCTAAGAGAGATATTTCAAAGAAAATGGCCGGATTTTCCGCTTTATAAAAGAGAGGTGTATACAAGTCAGGTACTTGTATAAGCGGGAAAAAATAAGTATACTGAATTTATATGTTTAACTGGATCAGGCTCGGCTTGATCAGAACAAAGGGGAAAGGTGAAACAATGATCTATTGTGTAGAAGATGAACGTAATATCAGGGAACTTCTTATTTATACATTGGAAACAACCGGATTTAAAGCAAGAGGATTCGGGAACGGTGCAGAGCTGATGCAGGCACTGAAAGAAGAAATCCCGGAACTGATCCTGCTGGATATCATGCTTCCGGGAGATGATGGATATACCATTCTGAAACAGCTGAAAGGCATGCCCTCTGTAAAAAATGTTCCGGTGATCATGGTTACTGCCAAGGAAGCGGAATTTGATAAGGTAAGAGGACTGGAAGGCGGCGCAGACGACTATATTACCAAACCTTTTGGCATGATGGAGTTTGTGGCAAGGGTGAAAGCAGTCCTGAGACGGAGTGCACGTCAGAATGAAGATAGGGAACTTCATTTCGGAGAGCTTTATCTGAATGTGGGACGTCATGAGGTGCGCTGGAAAGAAGAAAAGATCGACCTTACCAGAAAAGAATTCGAGCTTCTTCAGTATCTGATGGAAAATAAAGGCCTGGTCATGACCAGAAACCAGATCCTCTGCCATGTGTGGGGATATGATTTTGACGGAGAGACCAGAACTGTGGATGTGCATGTGAGAACCCTTCGCCAGAAACTTGGAGATGCCGGAAATCTGATAGAGACTGTCCGGGGTGTGGGATACAGGATAGGAGCATAATATGAAGCAGAGAATATTCAGCCATACCAGTTTTCTTATTATTTTGTCGGTGATACTTACTTTCCTGGCAGCAGGAACAGTCATGTACAACAGATATGATCTTTATATGAAACAGGGAGTGCGGGATGAGGTTGCATATATCCGGACAGGACTGGAAGAGGATGGAGAAGGTTTTCTTACCAGCAAAGTCGGGGATGCGACCAGCAGCAGGATCACACTTCTGGGAAAAGACGGCAGTGTGCTGTTTGACAGCATTGAGGATCCCTCTGAGATGGAAAATCACAGCAACAGACCGGAATTTATTGAGGCTGAGAAAAACGGATTCAGTGAAATGGTGCGATATTCGGATACCCTTTCCAAGCAGACTTTCTACTATGCAGTCAGATTGGATGACGGACAGATCCTCAGGGTGGCCAAGACCACAGACAGTCTGCTTATGACAATGGTATCCAGTTTCCTGCTTCTGGGAGGACTGGTATGTGTGATCCTTATGATCGAAATCTTTCTGGTGCAGAAACAGACCAGGAAGCTGATCGAGCCTATTAATCAGATCGATCTGGAACAACCTCTGAATGATGTCTGCTATGAGGAACTGCGGCCTCTGCTTTTTCGTCTGGATCAGCAGAACAGACAGATCCAGAAGCAGCTGGAAGATCTGAAAAACGCGGAGAGTGTGCGCAAGGAATTCACTGCCAATGTTTCCCATGAACTGAAGACTCCGCTTATGTCTATTTCCGGATATGCAGAGCTTATGATGAATGGAATGGTTCCGTCGGATAAGGTGCAGGATTTTTCCGGAAGGATCTATCACGAATCTGAGAGATTATCCAATCTGGTGGCAGATATCATACAGCTTTCCAGATTGGATGAGAAGAACGGGGAAACCATGTTTGAACCGGTGGATATCGGAGAACTGGGACAGGATGTGATCAATAATCTGCAGAATTGTGCAGGGAAGAAACAGATTGAGCTGAAATACAGCGGCGGCAGTGCCAAGGTAGAGGG carries:
- a CDS encoding sensor histidine kinase, whose amino-acid sequence is MKQRIFSHTSFLIILSVILTFLAAGTVMYNRYDLYMKQGVRDEVAYIRTGLEEDGEGFLTSKVGDATSSRITLLGKDGSVLFDSIEDPSEMENHSNRPEFIEAEKNGFSEMVRYSDTLSKQTFYYAVRLDDGQILRVAKTTDSLLMTMVSSFLLLGGLVCVILMIEIFLVQKQTRKLIEPINQIDLEQPLNDVCYEELRPLLFRLDQQNRQIQKQLEDLKNAESVRKEFTANVSHELKTPLMSISGYAELMMNGMVPSDKVQDFSGRIYHESERLSNLVADIIQLSRLDEKNGETMFEPVDIGELGQDVINNLQNCAGKKQIELKYSGGSAKVEGVRHVLYEMLYNITDNAIRYTPEGGEVKVFVGKLNGKPYFRVEDNGIGIPESEQQRIFERFYRVDKSHSRETGGTGLGLSIVKHGAVLHHAKILLDSEPGRGTKMEILFNQIK
- a CDS encoding Na/Pi cotransporter family protein codes for the protein MDFFSILTLIGGLALFLYGMNAMGDGLAKVSGGKLEKILENLTSSPIKAVLLGAGVTAVIQSSSATTVMVVGFVNSGIMKLSQAVGVIMGANIGTTVTSWILSLTGIQSDNFIIRMFKPTSFSPILAIIGVIFILFINDSKKKDVGTIFIGFAILMYGMDMMSSAVKPLAEVPEFTNLLLKFSNPLLGVLAGALLTAVIQSSSASVGILQALCLTGAVPFSAAIPIIMGQNIGTCITAILSAIGAKKNAKRAAAVHLYFNLIGTVIFMTVFYIINAIVGFSFFHQSATPAGIAIIHSVFNITATIILLPFAKGLEKLACLTIRDKKEDVAVSAEDKEFMILEPRFLEKPAFAVEQSRNAARKMAEESHNALFTALKLVDKYSEDDVERVQNMEAKVDRYEDELGTYLVKLSHKDISEADSHSLSIMLHCIGDFERISDHAVNIKESAQELHKKGLKFSASAKKDLEILGEAVEDIVNTAYEVFDKQDMKLAEKIEPLEEVIDELSKEMKRRHVQRLRSGECTIEMGFILSDITTCLERVADHCSNIGVCVTQVNEDLYDTHSHLNTVKSHPDETFYRELEDARIKYQLS
- the greA gene encoding transcription elongation factor GreA — protein: MKEKLTQKDVEKIQEEIDHRKLVVRKEAIEAVKEARAQGDLSENFEYYAAKKHKNQNESRIRYLENMLKTATIVSDESKDDEVGMDDIVEVYFEEDDEIEKYKLVTSIRGNSMENRISIESPIGMALKGHKVGDRVEVKVNDNYSYFLEIRSIDKTGSEDEEIRGF
- a CDS encoding response regulator transcription factor, giving the protein MIYCVEDERNIRELLIYTLETTGFKARGFGNGAELMQALKEEIPELILLDIMLPGDDGYTILKQLKGMPSVKNVPVIMVTAKEAEFDKVRGLEGGADDYITKPFGMMEFVARVKAVLRRSARQNEDRELHFGELYLNVGRHEVRWKEEKIDLTRKEFELLQYLMENKGLVMTRNQILCHVWGYDFDGETRTVDVHVRTLRQKLGDAGNLIETVRGVGYRIGA